A genomic segment from Alteribacillus bidgolensis encodes:
- a CDS encoding ornithine cyclodeaminase family protein — MSTEAAVNQEVLVRWLSQEECIQAGAKDMDMILEYVEKVNKWMAEGKVVEPELLHLLWEEGNYSGKRIGVHASLIQSEEMKVAAVKGIPSNPMNPINHQTPRSNGMIILYNEDTGYPFAVMDDTIVSALRTGASSALGAKYCARPDSESIGLVGCGVIQNAHIEATSKVMKNIKTVRLYDINKDKAQQFASKWEHLGCNFEICDDIEQAVAPSDIVYTATNVNLGNEYIPKEWIKKGSFHSGVSMWDHKDEAILEGFNKYCMDYKLRLKDDKYPLSELTKAGRLNPEEITELGQVMLNNQVCRENEDDSVFFVTLGICATDTANSYRVYKNAKEKELGTNVKLWSKPAMF, encoded by the coding sequence ATGTCAACTGAAGCTGCTGTAAATCAAGAAGTCTTGGTCCGATGGTTATCCCAAGAAGAATGTATTCAAGCTGGTGCGAAGGACATGGATATGATTTTAGAATACGTGGAGAAAGTAAATAAGTGGATGGCAGAAGGAAAAGTAGTCGAGCCTGAACTTTTGCACCTTTTATGGGAAGAAGGAAACTATTCAGGAAAGCGGATTGGAGTCCATGCCTCTCTTATTCAATCAGAAGAAATGAAAGTTGCGGCAGTCAAAGGTATTCCAAGTAACCCAATGAATCCGATTAATCATCAGACTCCTCGTTCTAATGGAATGATTATTTTGTATAACGAGGATACTGGCTATCCTTTTGCTGTTATGGATGACACAATTGTAAGCGCTTTAAGGACAGGTGCTTCCAGTGCCCTAGGCGCAAAATATTGTGCACGTCCTGACTCTGAATCTATCGGACTCGTCGGTTGTGGAGTTATCCAAAATGCTCATATCGAAGCCACAAGTAAGGTAATGAAAAACATAAAGACCGTTAGGCTTTATGACATTAATAAAGATAAAGCCCAACAGTTTGCTTCAAAATGGGAGCATCTTGGCTGTAATTTTGAGATCTGTGATGATATTGAACAAGCTGTTGCGCCTTCGGATATTGTTTATACCGCCACCAACGTTAATCTTGGGAATGAATACATTCCAAAAGAATGGATTAAGAAAGGGTCGTTTCATTCAGGGGTTTCTATGTGGGATCACAAGGACGAAGCCATTCTAGAAGGATTTAATAAATATTGTATGGATTATAAGCTGCGTTTAAAGGACGATAAGTATCCCCTTTCTGAATTAACAAAAGCTGGCCGATTGAATCCAGAGGAAATTACGGAGCTAGGACAAGTAATGTTGAACAATCAAGTTTGTCGTGAGAATGAAGATGATTCAGTATTTTTTGTAACGTTGGGTATTTGTGCAACGGATACCGCCAATAGTTACCGAGTTTATAAGAATGCAAAAGAAAAAGAACTAGGAACGAATGTAAAACTTTGGTCTAAACCAGCAATGTTTTAA
- a CDS encoding DMT family transporter, with amino-acid sequence MKWLFILLSMLGGSALAFQAGVNGEIGKRVGTIETSFLAYAMGAAALFIFSILLGKGNYSVVWTLPKWEMFIGVLGALYIFIMVLSVPRVGTGTALVAAIMGQVIMGMVLDHFGLFGAKVNPISMDRIIGVALMGGSLYFIL; translated from the coding sequence ATGAAATGGTTGTTCATCTTATTAAGTATGCTAGGTGGTTCTGCCTTGGCTTTTCAGGCAGGGGTAAATGGAGAGATCGGAAAACGGGTAGGAACAATAGAAACTTCTTTTCTAGCCTATGCCATGGGAGCAGCAGCTTTATTTATCTTTTCCATACTATTAGGAAAAGGGAATTATTCGGTAGTATGGACACTTCCTAAGTGGGAAATGTTTATTGGAGTATTGGGAGCCTTATATATCTTCATTATGGTTTTATCTGTTCCCAGGGTTGGGACAGGAACAGCTTTAGTAGCTGCTATAATGGGGCAAGTTATTATGGGGATGGTTTTAGATCATTTTGGGTTGTTTGGAGCTAAGGTTAATCCTATCAGCATGGACCGGATTATAGGTGTAGCATTAATGGGAGGATCATTATATTTTATTTTATAA
- a CDS encoding BCCT family transporter produces the protein MLKKQDVLRVSLLICGLFIVIGVLWTEWLSNTANMLLNLALTYFDWFYLLAASAFVGFCLYFMFSKYGKIRLGKDSERPEFSTRSWIAMLFSGGMGVGILFWSVAEPVMHYTNPPYGEASSAESAALSMKYIFFHWGLHPWAIFALLGLGLGYFQYRKDLPATISSIFYPLLGDKIYSPIGKIIDVLAVFITAIGVASTLGLSALQITGGLNYMYGIPNTFVSQIGIIVAATLLFLISALSGLHKGIKILSNVNMVLAGVLMLVLFFIGPSKQILQVFIGSTGSYLGDLVNLSFRLDSFNPSGNEWISDWTVFYWAWWMTWGPFVGSFFARISRGRTIKEYMTGVLIVPSLITFIWFSIIGVAAISQVHTLGNSGLSQAINEDVTIALFSFLDFYQMGTILSIISFTLILVFFITSADSATYVLCMLSNGGQLNPTNLLKASWGVIIAGSAIVFLLTGGLEAVRTISIVVAAPFTILLLLIGYSVLKSLKREFTLEEKRFHHSRYNIANKHNITSKQEDHSKVSKEG, from the coding sequence ATGTTGAAAAAACAAGATGTATTAAGAGTTTCTTTACTTATATGTGGCTTGTTTATCGTCATTGGCGTACTGTGGACGGAATGGCTCTCAAATACGGCCAATATGCTTTTAAACCTCGCATTAACCTATTTTGATTGGTTTTACCTTCTAGCAGCTTCGGCCTTTGTAGGGTTTTGTCTTTACTTCATGTTTTCAAAGTATGGAAAAATACGCCTGGGAAAAGATTCGGAGCGCCCAGAATTCAGTACACGCTCTTGGATAGCCATGTTATTTAGTGGCGGCATGGGTGTAGGGATATTATTTTGGAGTGTAGCCGAACCTGTTATGCATTACACGAATCCACCATATGGAGAGGCTTCTAGTGCAGAAAGCGCTGCGCTTTCTATGAAGTATATATTTTTTCATTGGGGCCTTCATCCATGGGCGATCTTCGCTCTTCTTGGCTTAGGTCTTGGCTATTTTCAATATAGAAAAGATCTTCCTGCAACGATTAGTTCCATCTTTTATCCACTTTTAGGAGACAAGATCTATTCACCAATAGGGAAGATCATTGATGTACTCGCTGTCTTTATTACAGCAATTGGGGTGGCCAGCACTCTCGGGCTTAGCGCCTTACAAATCACAGGCGGCCTGAACTATATGTATGGAATTCCTAATACCTTTGTCTCACAAATTGGAATTATCGTGGCAGCAACTCTATTATTCTTAATATCTGCTTTATCCGGATTACACAAAGGTATAAAAATATTATCAAATGTAAATATGGTTCTCGCAGGGGTCTTAATGCTTGTCCTCTTTTTTATAGGACCTTCCAAACAGATTCTTCAAGTATTTATAGGTTCTACCGGAAGTTATCTAGGTGATCTTGTAAATCTAAGCTTTCGACTTGATAGTTTTAATCCGTCTGGAAATGAATGGATAAGTGATTGGACGGTTTTTTATTGGGCGTGGTGGATGACGTGGGGTCCTTTTGTTGGATCATTCTTTGCGAGAATTTCTCGAGGGCGCACCATTAAAGAGTACATGACAGGAGTCTTAATCGTACCATCACTGATCACCTTTATTTGGTTTTCTATCATTGGGGTGGCAGCCATTAGTCAGGTTCATACACTTGGGAACAGCGGGCTTAGCCAAGCAATAAACGAGGATGTCACAATTGCTCTTTTCTCTTTTCTTGATTTTTATCAAATGGGAACGATACTTAGCATTATTTCATTTACCCTCATTTTAGTCTTTTTTATTACATCAGCGGACTCCGCAACTTACGTCTTATGCATGTTAAGCAATGGCGGGCAGCTGAATCCTACTAATTTATTAAAGGCTTCCTGGGGAGTTATCATTGCGGGTTCTGCCATTGTCTTTTTACTCACAGGAGGATTGGAAGCAGTACGAACAATATCGATCGTGGTGGCAGCACCCTTTACAATATTATTATTGCTCATCGGTTATTCAGTTCTAAAGTCACTTAAAAGAGAATTCACCCTAGAGGAGAAAAGATTTCATCATAGCCGATATAATATAGCCAATAAGCATAATATTACTAGTAAGCAAGAAGATCATTCAAAGGTTTCTAAGGAGGGATAG
- a CDS encoding LysR family transcriptional regulator, giving the protein MDLSDLEVFKAIVEENNFTKAAKKMNYVQSNITTRIKRLETELNTKLFYRHSHGVTLTPSGVTLLKYTDQLFALVAETKKSVSNQETACGPLSIGSIESTAAVRLPPLLNNFMNQFTEVDLSLKTSTTEKLINDILDYQLDGAFVAGPVNHPALCAQPFVEEEVILVSDSNHAVLETFQDINQRTLLTLKPGCIYRKQLETWLEAEGIFPKKIMEFSTLEGLFGCLKAGLGVSLLSKYYVDNLHYKDNLQFYSMPKQYARVSTIFIHRKDVLRTEAFQAFLKEFNLI; this is encoded by the coding sequence TTGGATCTTAGCGATTTAGAGGTTTTTAAAGCTATTGTCGAAGAAAATAATTTCACAAAAGCAGCAAAAAAGATGAATTACGTTCAATCCAATATAACGACAAGAATAAAACGATTAGAAACTGAACTAAATACGAAATTATTTTATCGCCACTCCCATGGCGTCACGTTAACTCCTTCAGGTGTTACCTTATTAAAATACACAGATCAACTATTCGCGTTAGTTGCAGAAACAAAAAAATCTGTTTCCAACCAGGAGACTGCTTGCGGACCACTATCTATTGGGTCTATTGAATCTACTGCAGCCGTGAGGTTACCTCCGTTGCTGAATAACTTTATGAACCAATTCACGGAAGTCGATTTGTCTTTAAAGACCAGTACTACTGAAAAACTGATCAACGACATATTGGATTACCAACTGGATGGTGCTTTTGTAGCTGGTCCTGTCAACCATCCTGCCCTGTGTGCACAACCGTTTGTCGAAGAAGAGGTGATTTTAGTTTCCGATTCAAATCATGCTGTTTTAGAAACCTTTCAAGATATCAATCAAAGAACACTCCTCACGTTAAAACCAGGTTGCATTTATCGAAAACAGTTAGAAACATGGCTTGAAGCAGAAGGAATTTTCCCTAAAAAAATCATGGAATTTTCTACGCTGGAAGGCCTTTTTGGCTGTTTAAAAGCCGGTTTGGGTGTTTCGCTGTTATCTAAATACTATGTCGACAACCTTCACTATAAAGACAATCTCCAATTCTACTCGATGCCTAAGCAATATGCCAGAGTATCAACTATCTTTATTCATCGAAAAGATGTTTTACGAACTGAAGCTTTCCAAGCATTTTTAAAAGAGTTCAACTTAATATAA
- a CDS encoding MurR/RpiR family transcriptional regulator — protein MGQDSGKTNDSIDKIPSFSEVQEGSQHILRQLIDIRNTLPKKQKKLCEFLVDNYQLIGILTLEDLAKKAGVGTTTVLRLIRHIGYDSYSAIKKEIQNESVATPSAWWYLQESFTNKEQNKHSLSQVGEESVRALNSTVTSSFKKDFDKAIHLLLNSEKVYILGLRSSKGLGEYFGHLLEEFFPRVVQLSHDIEFVFDRIVRATKKETLILIDNAPFTTIGLETVKLCHERGIPVILITDHLSSPAASFSSITLKTQASQKQYTVVPTIFLLETIIVELGRKTSNESIANLRRVSEILEEKNITQPFTFYPSD, from the coding sequence TTGGGACAGGATTCCGGAAAAACAAATGATTCTATAGACAAGATTCCTTCTTTCTCAGAAGTGCAAGAAGGTTCTCAGCATATTCTTAGGCAATTAATTGATATTCGAAATACTTTACCAAAAAAACAAAAGAAACTGTGTGAGTTTTTAGTCGATAATTATCAATTAATTGGAATACTCACTCTGGAGGATTTAGCCAAAAAGGCTGGAGTTGGGACTACTACTGTGCTGAGATTGATTCGACATATAGGATATGACAGCTATTCAGCTATCAAGAAGGAAATCCAAAACGAGTCTGTCGCTACCCCATCTGCATGGTGGTATTTACAAGAGTCTTTTACCAACAAAGAGCAAAATAAACATAGTTTATCCCAAGTTGGAGAAGAATCGGTGAGGGCTTTAAATAGTACTGTCACGTCTTCCTTCAAGAAAGATTTTGATAAAGCCATCCATCTTTTATTAAATTCTGAAAAAGTTTATATTTTAGGATTGCGGTCAAGCAAGGGATTAGGGGAATATTTTGGCCACCTTCTTGAAGAGTTTTTCCCACGCGTGGTACAACTCAGTCATGATATAGAATTTGTTTTCGACAGAATAGTACGAGCAACTAAAAAAGAGACTTTGATTCTTATTGATAATGCTCCCTTTACAACCATTGGCCTTGAGACCGTAAAACTCTGTCATGAACGTGGGATACCTGTTATTTTAATTACAGATCACTTATCTTCTCCTGCGGCATCTTTTTCTTCTATTACTTTAAAAACTCAGGCCAGCCAAAAACAATACACCGTCGTACCTACTATTTTTCTACTTGAAACCATTATTGTTGAACTAGGGAGAAAAACGTCCAATGAATCTATTGCAAACTTGCGGAGGGTTAGTGAAATATTAGAAGAAAAAAATATTACCCAGCCTTTTACCTTCTATCCATCAGATTAG
- a CDS encoding NAD(P)/FAD-dependent oxidoreductase encodes MLDYNSTLIIGGGIAGHHAAKSLRKEGFEGNITLVEGEAEVPYDRPPLSKEYLSGAQEEKDFTLFSKEEYTELSVNLLSGVKAKKIHAEECKVETDDGRFFPYSNLILATGSSLRKLSVDGDHLDGIHYLKSLSDARKLKNSLTKIKRIAIIGAGFIGLEVAAVCREKGIEVSVIEMGDLPMSHLFGKEAGQYFYDIHDRKDVTFLTNDSVSHFEGERKVEKIRTKKGKVVPCDAVVIGIGVMPNTSITHPDLQVNKGYITDEYGRTTLPHVYAAGDCAEWTYQNKSIVVAHWDHAMNQGKSIAKNIVHNHSEPYRAVPFFWSNQYDQQFQFVGLPLQDATIVFRGSPEDGEFSCFYADNNQVIHGALMVNQPKNVIPARKFIQKQQAMDLQQISDPTILLKKVQPLQKI; translated from the coding sequence ATGCTAGACTACAATTCAACCTTAATAATCGGTGGAGGAATCGCAGGCCATCATGCAGCAAAATCATTGCGAAAAGAAGGGTTTGAGGGAAACATCACATTAGTAGAAGGCGAGGCGGAGGTTCCATACGACCGCCCGCCCCTCTCCAAAGAATATTTATCAGGAGCACAGGAAGAAAAGGATTTTACTCTATTCTCAAAAGAAGAATATACGGAACTTTCTGTAAATTTATTGTCTGGCGTAAAAGCCAAAAAAATTCATGCTGAAGAATGCAAGGTAGAAACGGATGATGGAAGATTTTTTCCATACTCAAACCTTATTTTAGCAACGGGTTCATCGCTGCGAAAACTTTCTGTTGACGGAGATCACCTAGATGGAATCCACTATTTAAAGTCTCTATCAGATGCACGAAAGCTAAAAAATTCTTTAACGAAAATCAAACGTATAGCTATTATTGGGGCGGGTTTTATCGGACTTGAAGTAGCAGCCGTTTGTCGGGAGAAGGGCATAGAGGTATCGGTCATTGAAATGGGAGACTTACCGATGTCCCATTTGTTCGGAAAAGAGGCAGGACAATATTTTTACGATATCCACGATCGAAAAGACGTAACTTTTTTGACCAATGATTCAGTCTCCCATTTTGAAGGCGAAAGAAAAGTGGAAAAGATTAGAACCAAAAAAGGAAAAGTGGTCCCTTGTGACGCCGTTGTCATTGGGATCGGTGTAATGCCTAATACTTCGATTACTCACCCGGACTTACAGGTGAACAAGGGATATATCACTGATGAATATGGGAGGACAACCCTCCCTCATGTCTACGCAGCAGGTGACTGCGCAGAATGGACATACCAAAATAAATCCATTGTTGTGGCGCATTGGGACCATGCAATGAACCAAGGGAAATCCATAGCAAAAAACATTGTTCACAATCATTCAGAACCATATCGTGCAGTTCCCTTCTTTTGGTCTAATCAATACGATCAGCAATTCCAATTTGTAGGGCTCCCACTGCAAGATGCAACGATCGTTTTCAGAGGAAGTCCAGAGGACGGTGAATTTTCTTGCTTTTATGCAGATAACAACCAGGTTATTCACGGCGCTTTAATGGTCAATCAGCCCAAAAATGTTATTCCTGCTCGCAAATTCATTCAAAAACAACAAGCGATGGATTTGCAGCAAATAAGCGATCCAACCATTCTTTTGAAGAAGGTGCAGCCACTTCAAAAGATTTGA
- a CDS encoding Rieske (2Fe-2S) protein: MMESSQYIFVDELSSIEEDEPREIYAGNKTIVVGKVDGKVYAVDGICTHAYAELANGDLDGHCLYCPLHFASFDIRDGTVIEGPTDQPLSTYEVIVKDDQVWINMKGASSC, translated from the coding sequence ATGATGGAAAGTTCACAATACATTTTTGTTGATGAGCTATCCTCGATTGAAGAGGATGAACCTAGAGAAATATATGCAGGAAATAAAACAATTGTCGTAGGAAAAGTCGATGGGAAAGTGTATGCAGTAGATGGAATTTGCACTCATGCATATGCAGAGCTTGCGAATGGAGATCTTGATGGCCACTGTTTATATTGCCCCCTTCATTTTGCTTCTTTTGATATTCGAGATGGAACAGTAATTGAAGGACCAACAGACCAACCTCTTTCAACATATGAAGTTATTGTGAAAGATGATCAAGTATGGATTAACATGAAAGGAGCATCTTCATGCTAG
- a CDS encoding L-glutamate gamma-semialdehyde dehydrogenase, protein MAVAEFKNEQTVEWTQPENEKLLREKIYEIQSQFSEHYPLIIGEDRIYSEKKIPSYNPSNHEQVVGYTSQATQQDIEKAIGVAWNTFESWRSKTFRERANYLFKAAEVFRKRKAELIAWHVMEAGKNWTESDGDINEAIDFLEIYGRKAMQMERDGDLIRQPGIDNNLEYLPLGVGVIIPPWNFPFAILTGMTAAAIVTGNTVLVKPSSLTSVIGSKFMEILDEINLPDGVVNFVPGSSREIGDFMVGHRDVNFISFTGSKEAGVHIDETAHKKVQEQRWIKRVISEMGGKDGIVVDESADLEAAAEAIVVSAFRFQGQKCSAGSRAIIHENIYEPLIDKIVSRTKQLTQGSPVDNNDMGPVIDRSSFTNISQYIESGKKESVLACGGGTDDSYGYFIEPTIFIDAPADSLIMKEEIFDPVLAISKVSSVKEGIEVFNNTEYGLTGSLFTQNRDHMEYARRHMVCGNLFFNGKCTGAVVGVQPFGGYYMSGTGAKTGSLDYLKHFVQSKTISEIL, encoded by the coding sequence ATGGCTGTTGCAGAATTTAAAAATGAACAAACAGTGGAATGGACACAGCCTGAAAATGAGAAGTTATTAAGGGAAAAAATCTATGAAATTCAGAGTCAATTTTCAGAACATTACCCGCTCATTATCGGGGAGGATCGAATTTATTCAGAAAAAAAGATTCCATCTTATAACCCTTCGAATCATGAACAAGTAGTGGGTTATACCAGTCAAGCTACTCAACAGGATATTGAGAAAGCTATAGGAGTGGCATGGAATACCTTTGAATCCTGGAGATCAAAGACCTTTCGAGAGAGAGCGAATTACCTGTTTAAGGCAGCTGAGGTTTTTCGAAAACGTAAGGCTGAATTAATCGCATGGCACGTAATGGAAGCGGGGAAAAATTGGACAGAATCGGATGGAGATATCAACGAGGCTATAGATTTCTTAGAGATTTATGGGAGAAAAGCGATGCAGATGGAGAGAGATGGGGATCTAATTAGACAACCTGGCATCGATAATAACCTTGAGTATCTACCGCTCGGGGTAGGCGTGATTATTCCTCCATGGAATTTTCCCTTTGCCATTTTGACTGGAATGACGGCTGCAGCGATTGTCACAGGCAACACTGTTTTAGTAAAACCTTCTTCTCTTACTTCGGTAATTGGATCAAAATTTATGGAAATTTTGGATGAAATCAACCTTCCCGATGGTGTGGTAAATTTTGTACCTGGCTCATCTAGAGAGATTGGGGATTTCATGGTTGGACATCGTGATGTTAACTTTATCTCCTTTACAGGATCTAAGGAAGCTGGAGTTCATATTGATGAAACAGCTCATAAAAAAGTTCAGGAACAGCGGTGGATTAAGCGGGTAATATCTGAAATGGGCGGGAAAGACGGCATTGTGGTTGATGAGTCAGCCGACCTTGAAGCAGCAGCTGAAGCGATTGTGGTTTCTGCTTTTCGCTTTCAGGGGCAAAAATGCTCGGCTGGATCACGTGCCATCATTCATGAAAATATCTACGAGCCTTTGATTGATAAAATAGTCTCTCGAACGAAACAACTAACGCAAGGATCCCCCGTTGATAATAATGATATGGGTCCAGTGATCGACCGCAGTTCCTTCACTAACATTAGCCAGTATATAGAGAGCGGAAAGAAAGAGTCTGTTCTTGCATGCGGAGGAGGCACTGATGATAGTTATGGTTATTTTATCGAACCAACCATTTTTATCGATGCTCCAGCTGACTCCCTTATTATGAAGGAGGAAATATTTGATCCTGTTCTCGCTATAAGTAAGGTATCTTCTGTTAAAGAAGGAATCGAGGTTTTTAACAACACAGAATATGGGCTGACTGGATCTTTATTCACACAAAATCGCGATCATATGGAATACGCACGGAGACATATGGTATGCGGAAATTTATTCTTTAATGGCAAATGTACGGGAGCAGTCGTAGGAGTTCAACCTTTTGGAGGGTACTATATGTCTGGAACGGGAGCAAAGACAGGTTCCCTTGATTATCTCAAACACTTTGTGCAGTCAAAAACTATTTCTGAAATATTATAG
- a CDS encoding BCCT family transporter — MFKNNSVFITSVSLTFIFIMLGIFFTDLLNKVFSASLTFILSYFGWFIILVCFFFLAFCIYLAFSKFGAIRLGDDNDRPSYSTVTWLAMLFSAGIGVGLIFYGVAEPVMHFVDPPLGQETSAPVDVAMKYTFLHWGLGAWAIFGFVALCVAYFQFRKKLPGLISSTFYPILGDKIYGPIGKSIDGYSAFMTALNTSVVLGMTALQVTSGLNFLWGIPNTLTTQILTIGIATGLFLISASTGLDRGIKYLSNVNFTFFFLLMALVLLIGPTIKILNIFINTTGMYISDLIPMSLRLGTSNEEATSWIESWTIFYWAWWVAWTPFVGGFIARISKGRTIKEFVIGVFIVPSVLSFLWFSIFGGGALHMIQELNHTGLADTVSQDVTFAMYAFLDYLPGGSLLSVIAALLLITFFVTSADSATFTLSMYCKNGVLNPSNKIKMVWGVLIAIGAVALLVSGGLSTVQSVAIVTTFPFIFFMVLMNVTIIKDLKGEIKKQEVNDMKTKAS, encoded by the coding sequence TTGTTTAAAAATAATAGCGTTTTCATAACGTCTGTTTCTTTAACGTTTATCTTTATCATGCTTGGTATTTTCTTTACTGATTTGTTAAATAAGGTATTTTCAGCTTCTTTAACTTTTATTCTTAGTTATTTTGGGTGGTTTATTATTTTAGTATGTTTCTTTTTTTTAGCATTTTGTATTTATTTGGCATTTTCAAAATTTGGTGCAATTCGATTAGGTGATGATAATGACAGACCATCTTATAGTACAGTAACTTGGCTTGCTATGCTATTTAGTGCAGGTATTGGTGTTGGTTTGATTTTTTATGGTGTAGCAGAGCCTGTGATGCATTTTGTAGATCCACCACTTGGTCAAGAAACCTCTGCACCTGTTGATGTTGCAATGAAATATACGTTTTTACATTGGGGACTTGGCGCATGGGCCATTTTCGGTTTCGTTGCATTATGCGTAGCATATTTTCAATTTCGAAAAAAGCTTCCTGGCTTAATAAGCTCAACTTTTTATCCTATATTAGGAGACAAAATTTATGGACCTATCGGGAAGAGTATTGATGGTTATTCTGCATTTATGACAGCTTTAAATACTTCTGTTGTTTTAGGAATGACGGCTCTACAGGTAACAAGTGGTCTTAACTTTTTATGGGGAATCCCAAATACGCTAACCACTCAAATTTTAACAATTGGAATCGCGACTGGATTATTTTTAATCTCAGCCTCTACAGGGTTGGACCGTGGAATCAAATATTTATCAAACGTAAACTTTACTTTCTTTTTTTTATTGATGGCCTTGGTACTTTTAATTGGTCCAACGATTAAAATTCTTAATATCTTTATAAACACAACAGGAATGTATATATCAGATCTTATCCCAATGAGTTTGCGCTTAGGAACATCTAACGAAGAGGCAACAAGCTGGATTGAATCATGGACAATCTTTTATTGGGCATGGTGGGTTGCGTGGACTCCTTTTGTTGGAGGATTTATTGCTCGTATTTCAAAAGGAAGAACAATCAAAGAATTTGTTATTGGTGTCTTTATCGTTCCATCTGTTTTAAGCTTTTTATGGTTCTCCATTTTTGGAGGCGGTGCTCTACACATGATTCAAGAATTAAATCATACTGGTTTAGCTGACACCGTTTCTCAAGATGTTACGTTTGCTATGTATGCATTTTTAGATTATTTACCTGGTGGTTCATTACTAAGTGTAATAGCAGCTCTTTTACTAATAACTTTCTTTGTTACATCTGCAGATTCAGCAACTTTTACATTAAGTATGTATTGTAAAAATGGTGTTTTAAATCCTTCTAACAAAATTAAGATGGTTTGGGGAGTTTTAATAGCTATTGGAGCAGTTGCTTTACTTGTAAGTGGAGGGCTTTCCACTGTACAAAGTGTTGCTATTGTAACTACTTTCCCGTTTATCTTCTTTATGGTATTAATGAATGTAACAATTATTAAAGATTTAAAAGGTGAGATAAAGAAACAAGAAGTTAATGATATGAAAACTAAAGCAAGCTAG
- a CDS encoding aromatic ring-hydroxylating oxygenase subunit alpha, protein MKTIEGGWPKEAKFEPTFLGYEYTDQDSFRKEVEQIWMKTWLLAGRIEEVPNVGDYFTIQLEKESLICMRTQEGSIQTYYNVCMHRGSRLCEEGTGNMSKGYITCPYHSWMYDGETGKLLSAPNIPRETEEFSCEKVQLHSVRTEIWDGYIWINMDPNAPSLEESFRLPESWSIYEKYDMKNLRIGSQKTYTVHANWKLLMENASECYHCGNIHPELSRVTPPNRPRQWIDKNIPDTEVLKHVGAMELKPGLERVNLDGKAYRPPFPNLKEEDVSKIYYLHFFPHSYICMASDYVFVAAMWPIDVDKTIVKGYWLFTPEVLENKEPIQDAIDIWDITSKEDWEACEWAQQGNESRVYESGGILTPIDWRVAKFKHYVHKKLEEPF, encoded by the coding sequence ATGAAGACAATTGAGGGAGGCTGGCCCAAGGAAGCGAAATTTGAACCGACATTCCTCGGTTATGAGTATACAGACCAAGATAGTTTTCGTAAAGAAGTTGAACAAATATGGATGAAAACCTGGTTGTTAGCAGGGAGAATAGAAGAGGTTCCGAATGTAGGAGATTATTTCACCATCCAATTAGAAAAAGAAAGCCTTATCTGTATGAGAACACAAGAGGGAAGTATCCAAACCTATTACAATGTTTGTATGCACAGAGGCTCACGTCTTTGTGAGGAAGGTACAGGAAATATGTCTAAAGGATACATTACATGCCCATATCACAGCTGGATGTATGACGGTGAAACAGGAAAGCTTCTTAGTGCTCCTAATATTCCAAGGGAAACGGAAGAATTCTCTTGTGAAAAAGTCCAACTGCATTCTGTAAGAACCGAAATTTGGGATGGGTACATCTGGATTAACATGGATCCTAACGCACCCTCGTTAGAAGAAAGTTTCCGACTTCCAGAATCATGGTCGATATATGAGAAATATGACATGAAAAACCTAAGAATTGGATCCCAGAAAACGTATACCGTTCATGCAAATTGGAAGCTTTTGATGGAAAATGCATCCGAGTGTTACCACTGCGGTAACATTCATCCAGAGTTAAGTCGTGTAACCCCTCCAAACCGTCCTAGGCAATGGATTGATAAAAACATACCAGATACGGAAGTCTTAAAGCATGTAGGAGCCATGGAGCTCAAACCTGGACTTGAGCGGGTGAATCTAGATGGCAAGGCCTACCGTCCGCCTTTTCCAAATCTGAAAGAAGAAGATGTATCAAAGATTTATTATCTTCACTTTTTCCCACATTCTTATATTTGCATGGCTTCTGACTATGTGTTTGTTGCTGCCATGTGGCCAATTGATGTGGATAAGACTATCGTTAAGGGGTACTGGTTGTTTACGCCTGAGGTGTTAGAAAATAAGGAACCAATCCAGGATGCCATAGATATTTGGGATATTACAAGTAAAGAAGATTGGGAAGCATGTGAATGGGCCCAGCAAGGGAACGAATCCCGTGTTTATGAAAGCGGAGGCATACTAACCCCCATAGATTGGCGTGTAGCTAAGTTTAAACACTATGTACACAAAAAGTTGGAAGAACCTTTTTAA